The genomic region CGGCAATGTCTGATATCGGGCGGAGCGCTTCCACGAGAGGTAGAGTTGCTTCGGAATGTATCGACTGCGAAAGGAGTTCTTTTATAACAGGGAAGTCTAAGCTTTCCAGAACGGCACGGGGGCAGACCTCAATTTTTCCCATAGTTTTTCAGCAGTTCGTCAATTTTTTTCTGCTGTTCGGTCCCTTTGATGTACAGCTCGTCTAAGTTCTGAAGTTTTTCAAGCTCTTTCATGCCCGGTATATTCGGCATGCCGCCGGACATCCCCCCGGTCAATGTGCCACCGTAACCCTCGATCGTTTTACCTATCTTCTCCTGAAAAGAGAGAGCATCGGGGAAAATTCCGTAAATCCAGTCGTAAACCATCGGCGCTATTCCTTTCATCGGCGTGTAGAACTTCGATTTTTTTTCGAGGTTACTTGAAAAATCACCCGGAATGAACGAGATAGCCAGCAGCACCGAGCTGATCACGAAAGACGCTTTTAACGCTCCGAAAAGCGCTCCACCGCCCCTATCAACCCAGCCGAGCATGCTGAACTCCAGGAGTTTTTTTATCGCAACCGCAATAAATCGAGCCGTAGCGGCAACTGCTACGAATATGAGAATGAAACTCAGACCCGCCGCTACGTTCGGACCGACCCCGAACTGTTTTATAATGATCCCCGTTCCCCCGCTGAAGAATTTCGCCGCCATAAGAAATCCTCCGAACATCCCTATGAGCTTGAA from Candidatus Neomarinimicrobiota bacterium harbors:
- a CDS encoding CvpA family protein, yielding MQHLSVDSIIIIALGFFAFKGLRKGLILEVFKLIGMFGGFLMAAKFFSGGTGIIIKQFGVGPNVAAGLSFILIFVAVAATARFIAVAIKKLLEFSMLGWVDRGGGALFGALKASFVISSVLLAISFIPGDFSSNLEKKSKFYTPMKGIAPMVYDWIYGIFPDALSFQEKIGKTIEGYGGTLTGGMSGGMPNIPGMKELEKLQNLDELYIKGTEQQKKIDELLKNYGKN